A DNA window from Paenibacillus sp. HWE-109 contains the following coding sequences:
- a CDS encoding glucose 1-dehydrogenase, with protein sequence MRAIRVKNLRQGKASIDIETMPDPALAHPQEVLVKVLAVGLDGTDKEIIKENYGVPPEGEDDLTTGHESLGVVTEAGADSGFRKGDLVTAIVRRPCRNQRCVNCRNGHSDFCQTGEYVERGIKGANGFLSEFYKEEGRYLVQVPVDLLQHGMLVEPQSIVEKVWDQVLRVQQRLIWEPQRALVLGSGPLGLLAAITCRLLGLEVLVWSMSPQDSLQAQLVKDIGGSYQQAGEAGSAATLTAYAESIGKPLDFILECTGYSPLAFEAMSILAPNGVLALLGVTPADRKLEISSDMLNQSMVLENKCVLGSVNAARKDFETAIYRLQQMEKQHPGWLNRLVTNRISLEAVPQLDFATIEIKAVVDLVPVEQWRGLVEQTNEVAYSFSV encoded by the coding sequence ATGAGAGCAATACGAGTCAAAAATCTGCGGCAAGGTAAAGCTTCGATTGACATTGAAACAATGCCGGACCCCGCGTTAGCCCATCCGCAGGAAGTACTTGTCAAGGTGCTGGCCGTAGGGCTGGATGGGACGGATAAAGAAATAATAAAAGAGAATTATGGCGTACCGCCTGAAGGCGAGGATGACTTAACGACTGGACACGAATCGCTTGGCGTTGTGACGGAGGCAGGGGCAGACAGCGGCTTCCGCAAAGGGGATCTGGTGACCGCGATTGTAAGGCGGCCCTGCCGCAACCAGCGCTGTGTGAATTGCCGCAACGGTCACTCGGACTTCTGTCAGACGGGCGAGTATGTGGAACGCGGGATCAAGGGAGCCAACGGCTTCCTCTCCGAGTTCTATAAGGAGGAAGGCCGGTACTTGGTGCAGGTCCCCGTGGACCTGCTGCAGCACGGGATGCTCGTCGAGCCGCAAAGCATCGTCGAGAAAGTATGGGATCAGGTGCTGCGCGTTCAGCAGCGCCTGATCTGGGAGCCGCAGAGAGCACTGGTTCTCGGCTCAGGACCCTTGGGCCTGCTCGCCGCAATCACCTGCCGGCTGCTGGGGCTTGAGGTGTTGGTGTGGTCGATGTCGCCACAGGACAGTCTGCAAGCGCAGCTTGTGAAGGACATCGGCGGCTCGTACCAGCAGGCCGGCGAAGCAGGTAGCGCCGCGACTTTGACGGCTTATGCCGAGAGCATCGGCAAGCCGCTGGATTTCATTCTCGAATGTACGGGCTACAGCCCGCTTGCCTTCGAGGCTATGTCTATCCTGGCGCCCAACGGTGTGTTGGCGCTGCTGGGGGTTACGCCAGCTGATCGGAAGCTGGAGATTTCATCCGACATGCTCAATCAGAGCATGGTGCTGGAGAACAAATGCGTGCTGGGTTCAGTGAACGCGGCGCGCAAAGATTTTGAAACCGCCATCTACCGCTTGCAGCAGATGGAGAAGCAGCACCCCGGCTGGCTGAATCGGTTGGTCACCAACCGCATAAGTCTGGAAGCCGTGCCGCAGCTTGATTTTGCCACCATTGAGATTAAGGCGGTGGTTGATCTGGTTCCTGTGGAACAATGGCGTGGCCTTGTGGAACAAACGAATGAGGTAGCCTATAGTTTCTCGGTATAA
- a CDS encoding methyl-accepting chemotaxis protein: MMWLRNRKLSFKLGVAIGLVLLLAFGSLIGVNLKQIYSSSLSQGESQAKEASSAVSNDFQKQVDETVASLSTLRSVVLEASTSKSLTREEVVRILNAELVEHKKMLAFYTLWEPNAFDKKDAANIKKLPYDDSTGRFIPYVVRVDDKIDVQPLLDYEKEGAGDYYLIAKKTKKNTWIEPYLYPISGKDVLITSLILPILDKQGNFLGIVGADMALSDMQKQIEQLKPLGGYASMVSAAGSYVANGTSPEKVSKPYSENPETAAIWEGVQKGERSAYMKGSNGEDLHLFTPIQLDGSDHAWYMESVISKQTILQAFNEGLTLSLIIAISALIILAVIMFLIVRMFVLSPIQAVSRLSVKLAEGEFTEKLTVKGRDEFGLMSEQFNTMVDKLRMMIHTVTEHAMSVGATSEQLNASAEQTSRAAETIAISIQEMASGSETQLIDAQETARAMTEMAIGVQKIAESTAIVTDSTEDVRVKTTAGNDNIQMAVRQMGFLKEKVEETSIVVRRLGERSEAIGSIIGVISGISKQTNLLALNAAIEASRAGEHGRGFAVVAAEVRKLAEQSNAASHQIAELISEISEDTKLAVKSMDQGTTEVTKGVQVVTESGEIFASITVDMTQVHQQIQEVSAASEQMSASTEQVLATVEQLASIARSSTHNAQNVAAASEEQLATMEEISASSEALGHLVQELVDLLARFKV; this comes from the coding sequence ATGATGTGGTTGCGTAACCGGAAATTGTCTTTTAAATTAGGCGTCGCGATTGGTTTGGTGCTTCTCTTAGCTTTTGGAAGCTTGATTGGCGTGAATCTCAAACAAATCTACAGCAGCAGCTTGAGTCAGGGAGAATCGCAGGCGAAAGAGGCTTCGTCAGCCGTATCCAATGACTTTCAGAAACAGGTGGATGAGACCGTTGCGTCCTTATCGACGCTTCGCAGTGTAGTTCTAGAAGCAAGTACTTCCAAGTCATTGACACGCGAGGAAGTAGTCCGAATTTTAAATGCCGAATTGGTTGAGCATAAAAAGATGTTAGCCTTTTATACACTCTGGGAACCTAACGCATTCGATAAGAAAGATGCAGCAAACATCAAAAAACTGCCATATGACGACAGCACGGGCCGCTTCATTCCCTATGTGGTAAGAGTTGATGACAAAATTGATGTCCAGCCTTTATTGGATTATGAGAAAGAAGGCGCAGGAGATTATTATCTGATCGCCAAGAAGACGAAAAAAAATACGTGGATCGAGCCATATCTATATCCCATCAGTGGGAAAGATGTCTTAATCACTTCGTTGATTTTGCCGATTTTGGACAAGCAGGGCAATTTCCTTGGTATCGTAGGAGCAGATATGGCGCTTAGCGATATGCAAAAGCAAATTGAACAACTAAAACCGCTCGGCGGCTACGCGTCGATGGTCTCGGCAGCTGGAAGCTATGTTGCGAATGGAACTTCACCAGAGAAAGTAAGCAAACCTTATAGCGAGAATCCGGAAACAGCAGCCATTTGGGAAGGTGTTCAAAAAGGGGAACGATCGGCTTACATGAAGGGAAGCAACGGAGAGGATCTTCACTTATTTACGCCTATACAACTTGACGGCTCAGATCACGCTTGGTATATGGAATCCGTTATTTCCAAGCAAACGATTTTGCAAGCTTTTAACGAAGGACTGACCCTTTCTCTGATCATTGCGATTTCGGCTTTAATTATTCTGGCTGTCATTATGTTCCTTATTGTTCGGATGTTTGTTCTAAGTCCTATACAAGCAGTAAGCCGACTTTCCGTGAAGCTAGCGGAAGGCGAATTTACCGAGAAGCTGACGGTCAAAGGCAGAGATGAGTTCGGACTGATGTCGGAACAGTTTAATACAATGGTAGACAAGCTGCGTATGATGATTCACACCGTTACTGAGCATGCCATGTCGGTTGGTGCGACGTCTGAACAACTGAATGCCAGTGCAGAACAAACAAGTAGGGCCGCCGAAACGATCGCGATTTCTATTCAGGAGATGGCTAGCGGCTCCGAGACGCAACTAATCGATGCGCAGGAAACGGCACGAGCAATGACGGAAATGGCAATCGGTGTACAGAAAATTGCTGAATCTACCGCGATCGTGACGGACTCCACAGAGGATGTAAGAGTCAAAACAACGGCAGGGAATGACAACATCCAAATGGCGGTTCGCCAAATGGGCTTTTTGAAAGAGAAAGTCGAAGAAACTTCTATCGTAGTTCGCCGCCTAGGTGAGCGTTCGGAAGCGATCGGGAGTATCATTGGTGTTATTTCTGGGATCAGCAAGCAAACGAACTTATTAGCGCTTAATGCAGCTATTGAAGCATCAAGAGCAGGCGAGCATGGCAGAGGCTTCGCCGTCGTAGCCGCGGAAGTTCGCAAACTTGCCGAGCAGTCTAACGCAGCTTCTCATCAAATCGCAGAACTAATCAGTGAAATCAGTGAAGATACGAAGTTAGCCGTGAAAAGCATGGATCAAGGGACAACGGAAGTCACCAAGGGTGTTCAAGTCGTAACCGAAAGCGGCGAGATTTTCGCGTCCATTACAGTGGACATGACACAGGTTCATCAACAAATTCAAGAAGTTTCAGCGGCGTCAGAGCAAATGTCAGCAAGCACAGAGCAGGTCTTGGCAACAGTGGAACAACTGGCAAGCATTGCAAGAAGTTCCACGCACAATGCGCAAAATGTAGCTGCAGCTTCCGAAGAACAATTAGCCACAATGGAAGAAATCAGTGCTTCATCAGAGGCCCTGGGCCATCTTGTACAGGAACTGGTGGATTTACTTGCCCGATTTAAAGTGTAA
- a CDS encoding acyltransferase — translation MLSRPKLPEIDIVRAIAILAVLLIHGTSGATLLPLGTVSQAVFFTLNQASLFTVPLFIWISGVVLFYTYYDRWEPGMSRTFWTKRLRKILIPYVLWSIFYYLYNQFMFHGTIHFNVIYLLKLLLSGNASYHLYYMIIIVQFYLLFPWMMTLVKRSPRIRQLLIPIGIGLQAAGYSFHHWITPIPEYASLFISYTALFAFGAFMGIHYSAIINWANHNRRWIYGFTVLTGTTYTLLLLLHQYSLISLENTWFELALLAYCLAVPLCVDLGARQLLVKETSLSRFATSIGTASFGIYLLHPALLTLWDLARPEQESSIGLYDWHTIGSILIGLIGSWLFVLLYTRIVNRRT, via the coding sequence ATGTTATCTAGACCCAAACTTCCAGAAATCGACATCGTGCGCGCAATTGCAATCCTAGCTGTTCTGCTCATACACGGAACCTCCGGGGCGACTTTACTGCCTCTGGGTACCGTTTCTCAAGCTGTCTTCTTCACACTCAACCAGGCCAGTTTATTCACGGTCCCTTTGTTCATCTGGATCAGCGGTGTTGTCCTTTTCTACACCTACTACGACCGATGGGAGCCGGGCATGTCTCGTACTTTCTGGACGAAACGACTGCGTAAGATTCTGATTCCCTACGTGCTTTGGTCTATTTTCTACTATTTGTATAACCAGTTTATGTTTCACGGAACGATTCACTTCAATGTGATTTATCTCTTAAAACTATTGCTATCTGGAAATGCCAGCTATCATCTCTATTATATGATCATCATTGTTCAGTTCTATTTACTGTTTCCATGGATGATGACGCTCGTAAAACGCTCACCTCGCATTCGTCAACTGTTAATTCCTATAGGAATTGGCCTGCAAGCGGCAGGCTATAGCTTTCACCATTGGATTACACCAATCCCTGAATATGCCTCTTTGTTTATCAGTTATACGGCATTATTCGCGTTCGGAGCTTTCATGGGGATTCATTATTCAGCCATCATCAACTGGGCCAATCATAACCGCAGATGGATCTATGGCTTTACCGTGCTGACTGGGACCACTTATACCCTACTGCTGCTTCTTCATCAATATAGCCTTATTTCTCTTGAAAATACCTGGTTTGAATTGGCGCTGCTTGCCTATTGTTTGGCTGTTCCGCTATGCGTTGATCTGGGGGCGCGCCAATTGCTCGTGAAAGAAACCAGCCTAAGTCGTTTCGCCACCTCCATCGGCACGGCTTCTTTCGGAATCTACCTCCTGCATCCAGCCTTGCTGACACTCTGGGATCTAGCCAGGCCCGAGCAGGAATCGTCAATTGGGTTGTATGATTGGCACACAATCGGTTCCATACTCATAGGGCTTATCGGCTCCTGGCTGTTCGTGCTGCTTTATACGCGCATAGTTAATAGAAGAACCTGA
- a CDS encoding glycoside hydrolase family 15 protein produces MARDLPIGNGNVLINYDAAYNIRDMYYPLVGQENQSSDHLSHFGIWSPEGFFWIDQPEVSKKLMYLEDSLVTNVECVHERLGLSFNIRDGVDVQQNIFLRKMKIENRFDTEREIKLYFHLDLQIYGNGVGDTIYYDPELQSLLFYKGHRYLSLSCYSPDQEKSAPSGYATGQKGIHGLQGTWRDAEDGHLGGNPIAQGSVDGIIEMTLKIPAKSTKEAWFWICFGKTKQEVERLERLLRAAKPQTLLQRTHDHWVKWVNQDPHQLSLLKPDLASFYKRCLLITRTNIDNRGAIIAANDSDILKFAKDTYSYMWPRDGALVSHALDRAGYHDLARKFFDFCIKVLTPEGYLMHKYNPDSSVGSSWHPWVDGQGKKQLAIQEDETALVLYTLWHHHKLAGTLEQSREDYEKFVKPTADFLVHYRDASGLPLPSYDLWEERYGVLAFTVSSVYAGLVAAARFAEFHQDKARAVYYADIAELVKKAAEQQLFAPEQNRFLRALYWSYEENKYIPDYTMDMSMYALFDFGLFELGDPRLIATMRLLKEKLWVHTEIGGIARYENDYYHQVTNDISQVPGNPWFICTLWYAEWLVASAQTVQDLVEAEDLMRWAIKHALPSGAMAEQVQPYTGEPMSVSPLTWSHASYIKVAQEYLSKLKQLTSNSPKSSIDASEDKVLEPVIH; encoded by the coding sequence ATGGCAAGAGATTTACCTATCGGAAATGGCAATGTGCTCATAAATTATGATGCTGCTTATAATATTCGTGACATGTATTACCCTTTAGTAGGTCAAGAGAATCAATCTAGTGATCATCTTTCACATTTTGGCATATGGAGTCCTGAAGGATTCTTCTGGATCGATCAACCTGAGGTGTCCAAAAAGCTGATGTACCTGGAAGATTCATTAGTTACCAACGTGGAATGCGTGCACGAAAGATTAGGTCTAAGTTTCAATATACGAGATGGTGTAGACGTACAGCAAAATATTTTTTTGCGAAAAATGAAAATCGAAAACCGCTTTGACACAGAAAGAGAGATTAAGCTCTACTTCCATCTGGATTTGCAAATCTATGGAAATGGTGTCGGGGATACGATTTATTATGATCCAGAACTGCAATCGCTGCTCTTTTATAAAGGCCACCGCTATTTGTCGCTATCCTGCTATTCACCCGATCAAGAGAAATCAGCGCCAAGCGGTTACGCTACCGGGCAAAAAGGGATTCATGGGTTGCAAGGCACTTGGCGTGATGCGGAAGATGGCCACCTGGGTGGCAATCCAATCGCGCAAGGCTCTGTGGATGGCATTATCGAAATGACGCTGAAAATCCCTGCTAAAAGTACGAAAGAGGCCTGGTTCTGGATCTGTTTTGGCAAAACGAAGCAAGAGGTCGAACGCTTGGAGCGACTGCTTCGGGCGGCGAAGCCCCAAACTTTATTGCAGCGTACACACGATCATTGGGTCAAATGGGTCAATCAAGACCCGCATCAGCTGTCGCTGCTCAAGCCGGATTTGGCCTCCTTTTATAAGCGGTGTTTGTTGATTACAAGAACGAATATCGACAATCGGGGGGCTATCATTGCCGCGAACGATTCTGATATTTTGAAATTTGCCAAAGATACGTATTCGTATATGTGGCCCCGCGATGGCGCTTTGGTGTCGCATGCGCTTGACCGGGCAGGCTATCATGATTTAGCCAGAAAGTTTTTTGACTTCTGCATTAAAGTACTTACACCAGAAGGCTATTTGATGCATAAATACAACCCGGACAGTTCGGTTGGTTCCAGCTGGCATCCATGGGTAGACGGGCAAGGCAAGAAACAGCTGGCGATTCAAGAAGATGAGACGGCACTGGTTCTATATACGCTGTGGCATCATCATAAGCTGGCCGGGACGTTGGAGCAATCCCGCGAGGATTATGAGAAATTCGTGAAGCCGACGGCAGACTTTCTCGTTCATTACCGGGATGCCTCAGGGCTCCCATTGCCTTCCTATGACCTGTGGGAAGAGCGTTATGGGGTTCTGGCATTCACGGTCTCTTCCGTTTATGCAGGGCTGGTTGCAGCAGCGCGCTTCGCCGAGTTTCACCAAGATAAAGCTCGTGCTGTTTATTATGCAGACATCGCTGAATTAGTGAAGAAAGCAGCTGAGCAGCAACTTTTTGCACCCGAACAGAATCGATTCCTAAGAGCCTTATACTGGAGCTATGAGGAAAATAAGTATATACCGGACTATACGATGGATATGAGCATGTATGCCTTATTTGATTTTGGGTTATTTGAATTGGGTGACCCGCGGCTCATAGCTACGATGCGGTTGTTGAAAGAAAAGCTATGGGTACATACCGAGATAGGGGGTATCGCCCGTTATGAGAACGACTATTATCATCAGGTTACGAATGATATTTCGCAAGTTCCCGGAAATCCATGGTTCATCTGTACGCTTTGGTACGCAGAGTGGCTTGTGGCGTCAGCGCAAACGGTTCAAGACCTGGTAGAAGCCGAAGATTTAATGCGCTGGGCAATCAAGCATGCTTTGCCATCTGGCGCTATGGCTGAACAAGTACAACCATACACCGGAGAGCCAATGTCCGTATCGCCGCTGACTTGGTCGCATGCTTCTTATATCAAAGTTGCACAAGAATATTTGTCCAAGCTCAAGCAGTTGACCTCCAATAGCCCTAAGTCAAGCATTGACGCAAGTGAGGATAAAGTGCTGGAACCCGTTATTCACTAG
- a CDS encoding DUF86 domain-containing protein: MYFINHEQIDQRIQFLSSLAEASNQLKQQWERGTNDLVWQLAQERVLHLAIETVTDIGSLLIDAFILRDASSYEDILEIVHGEGAYSEPLKATLLQLVKLRKPLVQDYAEWNRQDLNPLIPLLPAVFEEFASSVSAFIKHELE, translated from the coding sequence ATGTACTTTATTAATCATGAACAAATTGATCAAAGAATTCAGTTTCTGTCTTCTTTAGCAGAAGCTAGCAATCAGTTGAAACAGCAGTGGGAGCGCGGCACGAATGATCTTGTTTGGCAGCTTGCCCAAGAGCGGGTGCTTCATTTGGCTATCGAAACGGTGACGGATATTGGAAGTTTACTAATTGACGCTTTTATATTGCGAGATGCGAGCAGTTATGAAGATATTCTCGAAATTGTCCATGGTGAAGGGGCTTACTCGGAACCATTGAAAGCAACGCTGCTGCAGCTTGTGAAGCTGAGGAAGCCGCTCGTTCAAGATTATGCAGAATGGAATCGTCAGGATTTAAATCCGCTAATCCCTCTATTGCCAGCGGTTTTTGAGGAATTTGCTTCGAGTGTTAGCGCGTTTATCAAGCACGAACTGGAATAA
- a CDS encoding tetratricopeptide repeat protein — protein sequence MLLKFLAFGLLWRLVGNPFIALLILLIILYVLDRRFVGLTPNIFKPFQLNRRAARLRSDLHANKHNTSAKLELARILLERKKYREALPYLEQTLEIMEDSADVHYEVGLCYLKLGDLTKGESFMLKAIELNPRVKFGEAYLRLGEALAPADPGRAAAFIEQFRDLHSSSVEAYYRLGQLYMQLGRTEDAKRAYREALDIYRGLPRYSRRQQRRWALLARFK from the coding sequence GTGTTACTTAAATTTTTGGCTTTTGGTTTGTTATGGCGTCTTGTAGGCAATCCGTTTATTGCCCTTCTAATCTTATTAATCATTCTCTATGTGTTAGATAGAAGATTTGTCGGATTAACGCCAAATATTTTTAAGCCGTTTCAGTTGAATCGCCGGGCAGCTCGGCTGCGCAGCGATTTGCATGCAAACAAGCATAATACCTCAGCGAAGCTGGAGTTGGCACGCATCTTACTTGAACGCAAAAAGTATCGTGAGGCACTTCCCTACTTGGAACAAACCTTAGAGATCATGGAAGATTCGGCAGATGTCCACTATGAAGTAGGTCTATGTTATTTAAAACTAGGGGATCTGACCAAAGGCGAGAGCTTTATGCTCAAAGCAATTGAATTGAATCCGCGCGTCAAATTCGGCGAAGCCTACCTACGATTAGGCGAGGCATTGGCTCCTGCGGACCCGGGCCGCGCGGCTGCCTTCATCGAGCAGTTCCGTGATTTGCATTCCTCCTCGGTGGAAGCTTATTACCGGCTCGGTCAGCTGTATATGCAGCTCGGTCGTACAGAGGACGCCAAGCGCGCGTATCGCGAGGCGCTCGATATTTACCGCGGCTTGCCGCGTTACAGCCGTAGACAGCAGCGGCGTTGGGCGCTATTAGCGCGGTTTAAATAA
- a CDS encoding helix-turn-helix domain-containing protein, producing MKQLEGFGKFLESLRGKMSLREAAHKSGLSHAYIRDLELERNRSTNEKINPSPVTLKKLSDAYNISYTDLMSKAGYLENEQEFKAESGEQDQVEMADTLFIEVSIKEMIYHTRLGQLSRSVNSLLDFSHFLDQLEEQGFKKMDTDLFVNLNHVQKYVEREGKLYFDPLGVGKYVVIAAIRQKKYHDLLIRSVARNTGKGLEYQYDRNAGATESRFSSLKFPS from the coding sequence ATGAAACAATTAGAAGGATTCGGAAAGTTTTTGGAAAGTTTGCGCGGTAAAATGTCCTTGCGAGAAGCAGCCCACAAAAGCGGGCTTTCGCATGCCTATATCAGAGACCTTGAATTAGAGCGCAACCGTTCGACGAATGAGAAAATCAATCCATCACCGGTCACGTTGAAGAAGCTGTCGGATGCCTACAACATTTCCTACACAGACCTTATGTCGAAAGCCGGATATCTTGAAAATGAACAAGAATTTAAGGCTGAATCTGGCGAACAAGATCAGGTTGAGATGGCGGATACTTTATTTATCGAAGTAAGCATCAAAGAAATGATCTACCATACACGCCTTGGTCAATTAAGCCGAAGCGTGAATTCCTTACTCGATTTCAGTCATTTCCTCGATCAATTGGAGGAGCAAGGATTCAAGAAAATGGATACGGACCTGTTCGTTAATTTGAATCATGTGCAGAAATATGTGGAGCGTGAAGGCAAGCTATACTTCGATCCACTGGGCGTAGGCAAATATGTCGTCATCGCGGCGATTCGCCAGAAGAAATATCACGATCTGCTCATTCGCAGCGTCGCCCGCAATACGGGCAAAGGTTTGGAATATCAATATGACCGAAATGCCGGTGCAACGGAATCACGCTTCTCTTCTTTAAAATTTCCCAGCTAA
- a CDS encoding phosphodiester glycosidase family protein produces the protein MAVQQTASVQSRLTSKRRKRSAGASFILYTFLTLTSLSVIGLCWFFLTSSGSNVRLMMADTLITTQHRDWAKYLIGSTELQKRVEAYWKQFDEMGNEKDKGIVQIQPSPNVKTPVIEKKELVKIEPISGTNFKGQLVTISDPKKLRIAVPEKVGKGEKVSSMVKRTGAILGVNGGGFIDPNWEGNGFQPEGIVMSGGKIFYNDKGMNGTVQVVGIDKEGRMIAGKYKVSELVEMGVKEAVSFSPRFIVNGVGQIKSQADGWGIAPRTSMAQTKDGSILFAIIDGRQKHSIGATLYDVQQIFLAHGAVTAANLDGGASTVLVHNNAIINKPSSEYGERYLPTAWLLYDHPESAPIKNVWEGLDISKIDPSKW, from the coding sequence ATGGCTGTCCAACAAACCGCCTCCGTGCAGTCACGCTTAACGAGTAAGCGAAGAAAAAGATCTGCAGGAGCAAGCTTTATCTTATATACATTTTTAACATTAACCAGCTTGTCGGTCATCGGCTTATGTTGGTTCTTCCTGACTTCCTCCGGCTCCAATGTCCGATTAATGATGGCGGACACGTTAATCACAACCCAGCACAGGGATTGGGCCAAATATTTAATTGGCTCCACGGAATTGCAGAAACGTGTGGAAGCCTACTGGAAACAATTTGATGAAATGGGCAATGAAAAGGATAAGGGAATTGTTCAAATCCAGCCCAGTCCCAATGTCAAAACGCCAGTTATTGAGAAGAAAGAATTGGTCAAGATTGAACCGATCTCAGGCACCAATTTCAAAGGCCAGCTTGTAACCATTTCGGATCCCAAAAAACTGCGGATTGCCGTTCCTGAGAAAGTCGGTAAAGGTGAGAAAGTATCTTCCATGGTCAAACGAACCGGCGCAATTCTCGGCGTCAATGGCGGTGGATTCATCGATCCCAATTGGGAAGGCAATGGGTTTCAGCCCGAAGGAATCGTCATGTCCGGCGGCAAAATCTTTTACAATGACAAAGGTATGAACGGAACGGTGCAGGTCGTCGGCATTGATAAAGAAGGCCGCATGATTGCAGGCAAATATAAAGTGTCCGAACTTGTTGAGATGGGCGTCAAGGAAGCTGTTTCCTTCAGTCCGCGGTTTATCGTCAACGGGGTTGGACAAATCAAAAGTCAAGCCGATGGATGGGGCATCGCGCCGCGAACGAGCATGGCGCAAACCAAAGACGGCTCAATTCTATTCGCCATCATTGATGGCAGGCAGAAACATAGCATCGGGGCAACCTTGTATGATGTGCAGCAAATTTTCCTGGCCCACGGCGCCGTCACTGCGGCTAATTTGGATGGTGGCGCATCTACCGTTCTCGTGCATAACAATGCCATTATTAATAAACCTTCCAGCGAATATGGAGAACGTTACCTCCCGACTGCGTGGCTGCTTTATGACCATCCGGAATCAGCTCCTATCAAAAACGTTTGGGAAGGTTTGGATATCAGCAAAATCGACCCTTCGAAATGGTAA
- a CDS encoding YtxH domain-containing protein — protein MSNEKKGKDLLIGAVVGGLLGAATALLFAPKSGRELRSDIAGQAQVVSDKTVHIASTVSQKTQDVARSVSSTTTELVGKAKDAASSVVGTVRSWKETKHTDFVDDIEASEAAEDLVIVGNR, from the coding sequence ATGTCCAATGAAAAAAAAGGAAAAGATCTCCTCATCGGAGCCGTAGTCGGCGGCTTGCTAGGAGCAGCAACAGCGCTGTTATTTGCACCGAAATCCGGTCGTGAACTTCGAAGCGACATTGCGGGGCAAGCACAAGTCGTGAGCGATAAGACTGTGCATATCGCCAGCACAGTAAGCCAAAAAACGCAAGACGTTGCCAGGAGCGTTAGCTCTACAACAACAGAACTAGTAGGCAAAGCCAAAGACGCAGCTTCCAGTGTCGTAGGAACGGTTCGTTCCTGGAAAGAAACGAAGCATACGGATTTCGTCGATGATATCGAAGCTTCCGAAGCCGCAGAAGATTTGGTTATCGTAGGAAATCGTTAA
- a CDS encoding helix-turn-helix transcriptional regulator produces MNQALETSTRKVILSMLKTQGPLSVHDMSKQLGITEMAVRRHIHSLEKDDLLETKLVRQAMGRPTNVYTLAPLADELFPKKYMQLTIDLLDELLEGEGHEKIDRLFEGRQEKLQSRYEARMQEKSLEQRVAELALIQNENGYMVDWSQVDEGEFVFSEHNCPITQVANVFQQACRCELALFQHLLDANVERTECLAKGGNKCLYIITQNK; encoded by the coding sequence ATGAATCAAGCACTTGAAACATCCACACGCAAAGTGATTCTTTCTATGCTCAAGACTCAAGGGCCTCTAAGTGTTCATGACATGTCCAAACAGCTGGGGATAACAGAAATGGCCGTCAGACGTCATATTCATTCCTTGGAGAAAGACGATTTGCTCGAAACAAAGCTTGTCCGGCAGGCGATGGGCAGACCGACGAATGTTTACACATTAGCCCCGCTAGCTGACGAATTATTTCCCAAGAAATATATGCAGCTAACGATAGATTTACTGGATGAATTGCTCGAAGGCGAAGGTCATGAGAAAATAGATCGGCTTTTTGAAGGCAGACAAGAGAAGCTTCAATCTCGCTATGAGGCGCGAATGCAGGAGAAGAGCTTGGAACAACGGGTAGCTGAGCTTGCACTCATACAGAATGAGAATGGTTATATGGTGGATTGGTCACAGGTAGACGAAGGCGAGTTTGTGTTCAGCGAGCATAACTGTCCGATTACGCAAGTGGCGAATGTTTTTCAACAAGCTTGTCGATGCGAGCTAGCGCTTTTTCAGCATTTGCTTGACGCCAATGTGGAACGAACGGAATGCTTGGCCAAGGGCGGCAATAAATGTTTATATATCATAACGCAAAATAAATAG
- a CDS encoding DUF948 domain-containing protein encodes MTWIEISIVGSAVAFVLFIAFAVRLLIAATQAIRQVHDAIIQIKQQAAATAEQAEQLFKQTGQLTEEVHMQVLALEPTIQSIGKAGASIGDVASVLRKASQVMNESIHGAERVVHTHHKRIQDAMEWATTGFELWQRWQAHRNAKSDH; translated from the coding sequence ATGACATGGATCGAAATCAGTATTGTGGGTTCAGCAGTTGCTTTTGTTCTGTTTATTGCCTTTGCCGTACGTTTGTTGATAGCTGCAACACAAGCGATTCGTCAAGTGCATGATGCTATTATTCAAATAAAACAGCAGGCAGCAGCAACAGCTGAGCAAGCCGAGCAACTTTTTAAACAAACAGGGCAACTTACTGAAGAGGTGCACATGCAGGTGCTGGCACTAGAGCCAACAATCCAATCCATCGGGAAGGCAGGAGCCTCTATAGGGGATGTCGCTTCTGTCCTTCGCAAAGCTTCACAAGTGATGAATGAATCGATTCATGGTGCGGAAAGGGTCGTACATACCCACCACAAACGTATTCAAGATGCCATGGAGTGGGCAACGACGGGTTTCGAGCTGTGGCAAAGATGGCAGGCGCATCGGAATGCCAAATCAGACCATTAA